From the Sandaracinaceae bacterium genome, one window contains:
- a CDS encoding HAD family hydrolase: MELQPAKLLVLDLDETLVHSSPARLGRDAEHRVLGYHVYERPGVRAFLEDAFSRFAVGIWTASTATYADEILSLLTDVSRFQFIWSREHCSIATHPETQRFDLLKDIRQLELAGYDASRILFVDDLPHRLCLSTENIIQVRPFTGDAKDDELGDLLTYVSWLHPVKDVRRVDKRSWRAEVSGLRIASDARSEREVVS, translated from the coding sequence GTGGAGCTTCAACCCGCGAAATTATTGGTGCTGGACCTGGACGAGACCCTCGTGCACTCCAGCCCTGCGCGCCTCGGGCGCGACGCGGAGCACCGCGTGCTGGGCTACCACGTCTACGAGCGGCCCGGCGTGCGCGCCTTCCTGGAAGACGCCTTCTCGCGCTTCGCGGTGGGCATCTGGACGGCCTCCACCGCCACGTATGCCGACGAGATCCTCTCGCTGCTCACCGACGTCTCGCGCTTCCAGTTCATCTGGTCGCGCGAGCACTGCTCCATTGCCACGCACCCCGAGACCCAGCGCTTCGACCTGTTGAAGGACATCCGGCAGCTGGAGCTGGCGGGCTACGACGCGTCGCGGATCCTGTTCGTGGACGACCTGCCCCACCGGCTGTGCCTCAGCACCGAGAACATCATCCAGGTGCGCCCCTTCACGGGTGACGCCAAGGACGACGAGCTGGGGGACCTGCTCACCTACGTGTCGTGGCTGCACCCGGTGAAGGACGTCCGGCGCGTGGACAAGCGCTCGTGGCGCGCGGAGGTGAGCGGCCTGCGAATCGCCAGCGACGCTCGATCCGAACGCGAGGTTGTCTCGTAG
- a CDS encoding SDR family NAD(P)-dependent oxidoreductase — MKNFQGKVAVITGAASGIGRGLALRLASEGARLALSDVQTEALEETARLARERGAKDVHTQRLDVADKEAFFAYAETVAKHFGAVHLVFNNAGVALGATVKDMEMKDIEWLMGINFWGVVYGTKAFLPHLERAGEGHIVNVSSVFGIIGVPTQSAYNASKFAVRGFTEALRQELEIEGSKVSCTCVHPGGIKTNIARNARMSDKGALGQDKQTSADNFDKIARTTSDEAARVILEGVRANKRRVLIGADAHVIDAAQRSFPTLYQKALSIASKFGPKP; from the coding sequence ATGAAGAACTTCCAGGGCAAGGTCGCGGTCATCACGGGTGCCGCTTCGGGGATTGGTCGTGGGTTGGCGCTGCGGCTCGCCAGCGAGGGCGCGCGCCTGGCGCTGAGCGACGTGCAGACCGAGGCGCTCGAGGAGACGGCTCGCTTGGCCCGTGAGCGCGGCGCGAAGGACGTGCACACGCAGCGCCTCGACGTGGCCGACAAGGAGGCGTTCTTCGCCTATGCCGAGACCGTGGCCAAGCACTTCGGCGCGGTGCACCTGGTCTTCAACAACGCGGGCGTGGCGCTGGGCGCGACCGTGAAAGACATGGAGATGAAGGACATCGAGTGGTTGATGGGCATCAACTTCTGGGGCGTGGTGTACGGCACCAAGGCGTTCCTGCCGCACCTCGAGCGCGCCGGTGAGGGCCACATCGTCAACGTGTCCAGCGTCTTCGGAATCATCGGCGTGCCCACGCAGAGCGCCTACAACGCGTCCAAGTTCGCGGTGCGCGGCTTCACCGAGGCGCTGCGCCAGGAGCTCGAGATCGAGGGCAGCAAGGTGAGCTGCACCTGCGTGCACCCCGGTGGCATCAAGACCAACATCGCCCGCAACGCGCGCATGAGCGACAAGGGCGCGCTCGGCCAAGACAAGCAGACCTCGGCCGACAACTTCGACAAGATCGCGCGCACCACCTCGGACGAAGCCGCGCGCGTCATCCTCGAAGGCGTCCGGGCCAACAAGCGGCGCGTGCTCATCGGCGCGGACGCGCACGTGATCGACGCGGCCCAACGCTCGTTCCCCACGCTGTATCAGAAGGCGCTCAGCATCGCGTCCAAGTTCGGCCCGAAGCCTTGA
- the ribA gene encoding GTP cyclohydrolase II, whose amino-acid sequence MPRAATTAPMAHPLRLRLERYAESQLPTEYGDLRCVVFTEPKTGLEHVALYSGDIRGAEGLLTRVHSECLTGEVFHSLKCDCREQLDMALKRVGEAGHGLVLYLRQEGRGIGLGNKIRAYAKQDEGYDTVDANRVLGFDDDLRSYDIAAAMLTALDVRSVRLMTNNPEKVAGLEAEGVVVTERVDHIAAPHAHNREYLATKRARMGHLLDE is encoded by the coding sequence ATGCCGCGCGCTGCCACGACCGCCCCGATGGCCCACCCCCTACGCCTCCGTCTCGAGCGCTACGCCGAGTCGCAACTGCCCACCGAGTACGGGGACCTGCGCTGTGTCGTGTTCACCGAGCCCAAGACCGGCCTCGAGCACGTGGCGCTGTACTCGGGCGACATCCGTGGGGCCGAGGGCCTGCTCACCCGCGTGCACAGCGAGTGCCTCACGGGCGAGGTCTTCCACTCGCTCAAGTGCGACTGCCGTGAGCAGCTGGACATGGCGCTCAAGCGCGTGGGCGAAGCGGGTCACGGCCTGGTGCTGTACCTGCGCCAAGAGGGGCGCGGCATCGGCCTCGGCAACAAGATCCGCGCGTATGCCAAGCAGGACGAGGGCTACGACACGGTGGACGCCAACCGCGTGCTGGGCTTCGACGACGACCTGCGCAGCTACGACATCGCGGCCGCCATGCTCACGGCTCTCGACGTGCGCTCGGTGCGCCTGATGACCAACAACCCCGAGAAGGTGGCGGGCCTCGAGGCGGAGGGCGTGGTGGTCACCGAGCGTGTGGACCACATCGCCGCGCCGCACGCGCACAACCGCGAGTATCTGGCCACCAAGCGCGCCCGCATGGGCCACCTGCTGGACGAGTAG
- a CDS encoding PspA/IM30 family protein, with product MGFFGRMATLLKSNINDLISKSEDPEKMLNQVIVDMNTQLVEAKKQVAVAIADEKRLQKQLQGETTVAEEWQRKAMLAIRAGDDELAKEALLRKKEHDQLAATFQDQWQKQKNATDQLKLALRALNNKIEEAKRKKNVLIAQKRRAEAMKSIQDTMSGLSQTSAFDTFDRMAEKINQMEAEAEAGAELSEEYSGDVLKHKFSKLEATSGADGDLEALKRQMGLLPAVEVAPVRVEAEAAPEEAELSEEEMVELEAALAELKAREA from the coding sequence GTGGGCTTCTTCGGCAGAATGGCGACGCTCCTCAAGAGCAACATCAACGACCTGATCAGCAAGTCCGAAGACCCGGAGAAGATGCTGAACCAGGTCATCGTCGACATGAACACCCAGCTGGTGGAGGCGAAGAAGCAGGTCGCCGTCGCCATCGCCGACGAGAAGCGGCTGCAGAAGCAGCTCCAGGGCGAGACCACCGTGGCCGAGGAGTGGCAGCGCAAGGCCATGCTGGCCATCCGCGCGGGCGACGACGAACTGGCCAAGGAGGCGCTGCTCCGCAAGAAGGAGCACGACCAGCTGGCGGCCACCTTCCAGGATCAGTGGCAGAAGCAGAAGAACGCCACCGACCAGCTCAAGCTGGCTCTGCGCGCGCTCAACAACAAGATCGAAGAGGCGAAGCGCAAGAAGAACGTGCTCATCGCCCAGAAGCGCCGCGCCGAGGCCATGAAGTCCATCCAGGACACCATGAGCGGCCTCTCGCAGACCAGCGCGTTCGACACGTTCGACCGCATGGCCGAGAAGATCAACCAGATGGAGGCCGAGGCCGAAGCGGGGGCGGAGCTGTCCGAGGAGTACTCGGGCGACGTGCTCAAGCACAAGTTCAGCAAGCTCGAGGCCACCAGCGGCGCCGACGGCGACCTCGAGGCGCTCAAGCGGCAGATGGGCCTGCTCCCGGCGGTGGAAGTGGCCCCCGTGCGCGTGGAGGCCGAGGCTGCCCCCGAGGAGGCCGAGCTCTCCGAAGAAGAGATGGTGGAGCTCGAGGCGGCGCTGGCGGAGCTCAAGGCCCGCGAGGCCTGA
- a CDS encoding MFS transporter, whose amino-acid sequence MPTYDYACDACGHAFEREQRITEDAIKKCPKCGKQKARRMISGGGFILKGGGWESDLYSGASNRKSSAPPPTPAPPAARPRTTERMTLGAPSGAASDKPERLFTPVFAQLLLTQALFGLGWSMFLVVPKFVVQQFQADPAQVGWITAVPGIAIVLSIPLVSTYIDRFPARWFMSAGSLMVALAALGMATLPALDWRIYGYQALQGLGFVFCFNAGGAMAANLAPPTSLGRAMSWYGAANLCMNGVSPYIGELLQPEYGWRGAYLFAAAAGLLATLFAALLPRQARPERQETDLHARAGTWGFMSWSLGRVVISSALSAFAFMAVIAFYQPFALSEGVIEVRNYFFGFVLFALAVRFGMGGLSDRVGTHRVARAAQFAYVVPPLALALLGPNYLFVVGSLHGLVHGAHFPVMSALAVERVDPRARGRALTLLVGAFNGGTSVASHVLGPIAKAYTFEAAFVVGAGVALLGAFTLGGAEPSQLPRDTRVD is encoded by the coding sequence ATGCCGACCTACGACTACGCCTGCGATGCTTGCGGACACGCGTTCGAGCGCGAGCAGCGCATCACCGAAGACGCCATCAAGAAGTGCCCCAAGTGCGGGAAGCAGAAGGCGCGCCGCATGATCTCGGGTGGCGGCTTCATCTTGAAGGGCGGCGGCTGGGAGTCGGACCTCTACTCGGGGGCCAGCAACCGCAAGAGCAGCGCCCCGCCGCCGACGCCAGCCCCGCCAGCAGCTCGTCCTCGGACGACTGAGCGCATGACCCTTGGCGCCCCCAGCGGCGCGGCCTCCGACAAGCCAGAACGCCTCTTCACCCCCGTGTTCGCGCAGCTGCTGCTCACGCAGGCGCTCTTCGGCCTGGGCTGGTCCATGTTCTTGGTGGTCCCCAAGTTCGTGGTGCAGCAGTTTCAGGCGGACCCGGCGCAGGTGGGCTGGATCACGGCGGTGCCGGGCATCGCCATCGTGCTCAGCATCCCGCTGGTGAGCACGTACATCGACCGCTTCCCGGCGCGCTGGTTCATGAGCGCGGGCAGCCTGATGGTGGCGCTGGCGGCGCTCGGCATGGCCACGCTCCCGGCGCTCGACTGGCGCATCTATGGGTACCAGGCGCTGCAGGGGCTGGGCTTCGTGTTCTGCTTCAACGCGGGCGGCGCCATGGCGGCCAACCTGGCCCCGCCCACCAGCTTGGGGCGCGCCATGTCGTGGTACGGCGCCGCCAACCTGTGCATGAACGGCGTGTCGCCGTACATCGGGGAGCTGCTGCAGCCCGAGTACGGGTGGCGAGGGGCGTACCTGTTCGCGGCCGCGGCCGGGTTGCTGGCCACGCTGTTCGCGGCGCTCTTGCCGCGCCAGGCCCGCCCCGAGCGGCAAGAGACCGACCTGCACGCGCGCGCCGGCACCTGGGGCTTCATGAGCTGGTCGCTCGGGCGCGTGGTCATCAGCTCGGCGCTCAGCGCGTTCGCGTTCATGGCGGTCATCGCGTTCTACCAGCCGTTCGCGTTGTCCGAGGGCGTCATCGAGGTGCGCAACTACTTCTTCGGCTTCGTGCTGTTCGCCCTGGCCGTGCGCTTCGGCATGGGCGGGCTGTCGGACCGCGTGGGCACCCACCGCGTGGCGCGCGCGGCGCAGTTTGCTTACGTGGTGCCGCCGCTGGCGCTGGCGCTCTTGGGCCCCAACTACCTCTTCGTGGTGGGTTCGCTGCACGGGCTGGTGCACGGCGCCCACTTCCCGGTCATGAGCGCGCTGGCCGTGGAGCGTGTGGACCCGCGCGCACGTGGCCGAGCGCTCACGCTCTTGGTGGGCGCCTTCAACGGCGGCACCAGCGTGGCCAGCCACGTGCTGGGGCCCATCGCCAAGGCGTACACGTTCGAGGCTGCGTTCGTGGTGGGGGCTGGCGTGGCGTTGCTCGGGGCGTTCACGCTAGGCGGGGCGGAGCCGTCGCAGTTGCCGCGCGACACCCGCGTGGACTGA
- a CDS encoding DUF2263 domain-containing protein → MAGRTLRDEAHFAGTHYAGRVFARRREVLRETIERLSGAGRARYAALAQQNLERWSAAARDAGEPGLTATEPGTMGPRVRVVPHDWGVATARLTRETGTCCAVLNMANAFCPGGAYVEGTPAQEENLFRRTDCHFAVAREDLDPRSELYLPHVTALLSARDGRVYLDTGTPRVCVRGPEERGREDLGYGWLSEDEVFPFYELRAAAVDLRDGTHFDEREAQRRIEAQLHTLAEAHVTHAVLSAFGCGAFLNPAERVAVLYREALSSHGGALREVVFAVYAPGYGPDNYTPFARAFGA, encoded by the coding sequence ATGGCCGGACGGACACTGCGCGACGAGGCGCACTTCGCGGGAACCCACTATGCGGGGCGCGTGTTCGCGCGTCGGCGCGAGGTGCTGCGCGAGACCATAGAGCGCCTCTCGGGAGCTGGCCGCGCTCGCTATGCCGCGCTCGCCCAACAGAACCTAGAGCGGTGGAGCGCGGCGGCCCGTGATGCGGGCGAGCCCGGCCTGACGGCCACGGAACCCGGGACCATGGGTCCGCGGGTGCGCGTGGTGCCCCACGACTGGGGCGTGGCCACCGCACGCCTCACGCGCGAGACCGGAACCTGCTGCGCCGTGCTCAACATGGCGAACGCGTTCTGTCCTGGCGGGGCCTACGTGGAGGGCACGCCCGCCCAGGAGGAGAACCTCTTCCGCCGTACGGACTGCCACTTCGCGGTGGCGCGCGAGGACCTGGACCCTCGGTCCGAGCTCTACCTGCCCCACGTCACGGCGCTGCTCAGCGCGCGCGATGGGCGGGTGTACCTGGACACCGGGACGCCGCGCGTGTGCGTGCGCGGGCCGGAGGAACGCGGGCGCGAGGACCTGGGCTACGGCTGGCTGAGCGAGGACGAGGTCTTCCCCTTCTACGAGCTGCGCGCAGCCGCGGTGGACCTGCGCGACGGCACGCACTTCGACGAGCGCGAGGCTCAGCGCCGCATCGAGGCGCAGCTGCACACGCTGGCCGAGGCGCACGTCACCCACGCGGTGCTGAGCGCGTTCGGCTGCGGGGCCTTCCTGAACCCGGCGGAGCGGGTGGCCGTGCTCTACCGCGAGGCGCTCTCGAGCCACGGGGGTGCGCTCCGCGAGGTGGTGTTCGCGGTGTACGCGCCGGGCTACGGACCGGACAACTACACGCCGTTCGCCCGCGCGTTCGGGGCGTAG
- a CDS encoding Rpn family recombination-promoting nuclease/putative transposase yields the protein MARKRRVYLPLHLLVEHQSTPPPRMPLRALRYMLPVWLQALSEDPARKTLPPVIMLVVYHGPSGWTGPRSLHEMVAGLDRFPALRAHVPNLVLLIDDLSSLEDAAILARPLSPVPMTAVWLLRDSRHMDALIAHLPAFHEVLERVVRESPDEALFFLRYISFTATERSYQEFRRAVLAHVPAAEAPLATIAEELKQLGRQEGRHQERPQKAGKKRPTRDLTGRPRMRVPQRFGPLDPRTSAHRQRDAR from the coding sequence ATGGCCAGGAAGAGGCGCGTTTACCTGCCGCTGCACCTGCTGGTGGAGCACCAGAGCACGCCGCCCCCGCGCATGCCCCTGCGCGCGCTCCGCTACATGCTGCCCGTCTGGCTGCAGGCGCTCAGCGAAGACCCCGCCCGGAAGACGCTGCCACCCGTGATCATGTTGGTCGTCTACCACGGACCAAGCGGCTGGACCGGTCCGCGCAGCCTGCACGAGATGGTGGCCGGGCTCGACCGGTTCCCTGCGCTGCGCGCTCACGTCCCGAACCTGGTGCTCCTGATTGATGACCTGTCGTCTCTGGAAGACGCGGCCATCCTGGCACGCCCACTCTCGCCTGTGCCCATGACCGCCGTGTGGTTGCTGCGCGACAGCCGCCACATGGACGCGCTCATCGCGCATCTCCCCGCCTTTCACGAGGTGCTCGAGCGCGTGGTGAGGGAGTCCCCGGATGAAGCCCTCTTCTTTCTGCGCTACATTTCCTTCACCGCCACCGAGCGCTCCTACCAGGAGTTCCGGCGCGCCGTTCTCGCACACGTCCCCGCCGCGGAGGCTCCCTTGGCAACCATCGCTGAAGAACTGAAGCAACTGGGCCGGCAGGAAGGCCGGCACCAGGAGAGGCCACAGAAGGCCGGCAAGAAGAGGCCAACACGAGACCTTACGGGACGTCCCCGCATGCGGGTCCCGCAGCGCTTTGGCCCGCTGGATCCGCGCACGAGCGCTCATCGCCAGCGCGACGCTCGATGA
- a CDS encoding VCBS repeat-containing protein, with protein MSGSSEMQGWGAGDINGDGHDDVWAIYQLGNRVDLYHGNGAGGFAAPVVLATGRNHGDSTYGDFNEDGRVDMIFSQPDSSQYRLLIGSPSGLVDGGTIAQASTPRYVDTIDYNHDGHLDLLIYLGGSSCVRVRTGNGNGTFAAASACLAGIAPDVETYNAYSIVVFDWDGDGFGDIAAVNDTMLRIHRTTGSGTTLLSSIPISTPAGVAARAVDVVSLRTANGVRDVIAIRGVASTSSLELVRPDGAGGHRIECRGVAATTSASASGMQGLSGLAADFDEDGFPDRIWRENAANVLHVDLP; from the coding sequence ATGAGCGGGTCGTCCGAGATGCAGGGCTGGGGCGCCGGCGACATCAATGGGGACGGACACGATGACGTCTGGGCCATCTACCAGCTCGGAAACCGTGTGGACTTGTACCACGGGAATGGCGCGGGAGGGTTCGCGGCGCCGGTCGTCCTCGCCACGGGCCGAAACCACGGCGACTCTACCTACGGCGACTTCAACGAGGATGGCCGCGTCGACATGATCTTCAGTCAGCCGGACAGCAGTCAGTATCGATTGCTGATCGGGTCGCCTTCCGGACTCGTGGACGGAGGGACCATCGCCCAAGCGAGCACGCCCCGGTACGTCGACACCATCGACTACAACCATGATGGTCACCTCGATCTGCTCATCTATCTCGGTGGGAGCAGCTGCGTCCGGGTTCGAACTGGCAACGGCAACGGCACCTTCGCCGCAGCATCGGCCTGCTTGGCGGGCATCGCCCCGGACGTCGAGACGTACAACGCGTACAGCATCGTGGTGTTCGACTGGGACGGGGATGGCTTCGGGGACATCGCGGCCGTCAACGACACCATGCTTCGAATCCATCGCACGACGGGGTCGGGGACGACGCTCCTCTCTAGCATCCCCATCTCGACACCAGCAGGGGTGGCGGCGCGAGCGGTGGACGTTGTCTCACTGCGCACCGCAAACGGCGTTCGCGACGTGATCGCGATCCGTGGAGTGGCGAGCACCTCCAGCCTCGAGCTCGTCCGCCCAGATGGCGCGGGTGGGCACCGCATCGAGTGTCGGGGCGTCGCGGCAACGACCAGCGCGTCCGCCAGTGGCATGCAGGGGCTGTCTGGGCTCGCCGCCGACTTCGACGAGGACGGGTTCCCAGACCGCATCTGGCGCGAGAATGCAGCCAATGTGCTGCATGTCGATCTGCCCTGA